The DNA sequence GGCGGCCTGTCGCGCGCCCTGGCCGAGGCCTGCCCGGACGGGGCGGACGTCTACTTTGACAATGTGGGCGGCAAGGTGCTGGAATCGGCGCTGAACGTGATGAACGAACGCGGGCGCGTGGTCTGCTGCGGCGCGGTCAGCCAATACGACACCGATGCGCCCGCCGGACCGCGCAACCTGCCCGGGGCGATCGTGGTCAAGCGGCTGAGGATGGAGGGTTTCATCGTGATGGATTTCGCCCGCGACGACGACAAGTGCCTGCGCGCGATGCGACACTGGGTGGAGCGCGGACAGATCAAGGTGACAGAGGATATCGTCGAGGGGCTGGAGAACGCCCCGCAGGCATTGATCGGCCTGCTGGCCGGCGAAAACAAGGGCAAGCGCATGGTGCGTGTTGCCGCCGACCCGAACTGAAGGAGCAGGATATGTCCGCCATGCAAAAGGCCCTGGAGGCCAGCGAGAAACTGATCGGTACCGAGGTGGGGGTGTCGAACTGGATCACGGTGGATCAGGCCATGATCGACCAGTTCGCCGAGACCACCCAGGACACCCAGTGGATCCATGTGGACCCCGAGCGGGCAGCGGCGGAATCGCCCTTTGGCGGGACCATCGCGCATGGGTTCCTGACGCTGTCGCTGGCCAGCCGGTTCGCCTACGACTGTTTTTCGATGTTGCCGGGGCAGGTCATGGGCGTGAACTACGGCATGAACAAGCTGCGGTTTCTCAAACCGGTGCGGGCCGGGGCGCGCCTGCGGGGGCGGTTTACACTGCAGGCGGTCCGCCCGCGCGGCACGGAAAAGATGATGCGCGAGAACCTGTTGACCATCGAGATCGAGGGCGAGGAAACGCCCGCGCTGATCGCCGAATGGCTCGGGCTGGCCGTCTTCGAGGATTGATCCGGGCGGGGGCGACGGCGCCAGTGGCCTGACGTCCCCCGCCCGCTTTGGCGTCTGCAGCACCGCATGGCGGTTGACCCGGCCTGCCCACGCGACGGCAAAGCAAACCTGTCATTTTTGATATGTCTTGGATGACATGTCAAAAATGACATGTCTTCGCTGGTGCCGGTTCGAGGGATGGCGAAGTGGGACAGGATCGTGGCCTGAGGCCTTCTCTGGATACCGGTTTTTTCCATAACTTGTCGGCACTGGCCTTGGAGAAAGCTGGAGGGCGCGTCTGAACGAGCCGCCAGGGACCTCCAAGCAGACATGTCAAACATGACATGTCTTCTCAGGTGCTCGCCCGCGCATGGCGAAGGAGTGCAGGAAACATCCCACACGGCATTGGTCAGGTTGCGGATTTCTTTCCACTGCCCGCTTGCGCCCCAGGCCCGCGTCCAAAGGAACCTTTCCATCGGGCGCTGCACAGCGCGGGTCCGCCAATGAAGACATGTCAAATATGACATGTCTTCGGCGCAGTGTCTGACAACCTTTGGCAGACTGGCCGGGACCGCCCGTCCAAACCTGTGCGCCCTGCCCTGAGCGGCCTTGACGCCAGACCGTATCGGCGCGGTCGTGCCGCGCTAGACGATCTTTTCCAGCAATGCCCGCGTGTTCGTCTCGGTCATCTTGACCGGATTGCCCCCGGTGCTGGGATCGGCCAGCGCCCCCTTGACGACGCGGTCGA is a window from the Sulfitobacter sp. THAF37 genome containing:
- a CDS encoding MaoC family dehydratase — encoded protein: MSAMQKALEASEKLIGTEVGVSNWITVDQAMIDQFAETTQDTQWIHVDPERAAAESPFGGTIAHGFLTLSLASRFAYDCFSMLPGQVMGVNYGMNKLRFLKPVRAGARLRGRFTLQAVRPRGTEKMMRENLLTIEIEGEETPALIAEWLGLAVFED